A portion of the Pedobacter cryoconitis genome contains these proteins:
- a CDS encoding beta-L-arabinofuranosidase domain-containing protein — translation MNVSKSIILALALVPSMLIAQNKKESPYHYNRAPLEAASYVQLPLGSIKAKGWLLKQLELQKDGATGHAEELYPEASNLGADSDWLGGKGESWERAPYYVKGLVALAYTLDDAMLKKKAQKWINWTLTHQQPNGAFGPVKMKDWWPRMPMMYAIQSYYEATNDKRVIDFFTRYFRYQLNNLDKKPLTEWSKSRTGDTIEIVFWLYNITGEKSLLTLAEKLKSQAYPWAAIYTNNQFYFYGDDFHTKHSVSVGQALKFPVVYSQFEQTTFYREATEKGIAHLIRDHGQASGIASGTEFLAGKSSFQGTETCTVVEWMQSLETAARIVHDAQLGDRLEKIAFNTLPAQFSRDIKSHLYYTQPNQVVCKHGNSGFDEDYDGALLLSPYSGMGCCRYNMHMGWPYFVKNSWTATPDKGLAVIAYAPVEVNAFVANSVPVKLQVITDYPFEEKIRIKIELAKRASFPLKLRVPAWCKNPQIIINGKKAAGVKTGQIYTINRTWNTQDQVLLNFPMEVYLTDQVNNSVTVERGPIVYALQPDAKYDSIKTHPVNGFFDYEVSAASAWNYGLVINRDDLAGAIKVQKTAMPENPFIKATTPVKLKVSAKKIPAWTLAYNQMHALEVPASPVASSEPTEEITLTPFGSENIRISNFPVIGIPKSSGKQFKEDFNKATLKDWLIYGGSWFIKDGAFHSASNKGSWGYGIHGSKAIASGTLFEDLSYEALIRLDSKGGNAGLLFRVSDQVIGADAYHGYYLGIDASSGKVELGKSIDQKWILLASKDEKLEIGIPYKVRIEAKGSSIKIYFNKTAEPLISVTDTTFKSGTVGVRAYDAIATIDDLLVKEL, via the coding sequence ATGAACGTCAGTAAATCTATAATCTTAGCACTTGCTCTGGTTCCTTCAATGCTTATTGCGCAAAATAAAAAGGAATCACCGTATCATTATAACCGTGCTCCTCTTGAAGCAGCTAGCTACGTACAACTCCCACTAGGCAGCATCAAAGCTAAAGGCTGGTTATTGAAACAACTGGAACTGCAAAAAGACGGAGCAACAGGACATGCTGAAGAACTTTATCCGGAAGCTTCCAATCTTGGCGCAGATTCTGACTGGCTTGGCGGCAAAGGTGAAAGCTGGGAACGTGCCCCCTATTATGTAAAAGGTCTGGTCGCGCTCGCTTATACGCTGGATGATGCAATGTTAAAGAAAAAGGCGCAAAAATGGATAAACTGGACGCTAACGCATCAACAACCTAATGGTGCATTCGGCCCTGTAAAAATGAAAGATTGGTGGCCCCGGATGCCAATGATGTATGCGATACAAAGTTATTATGAGGCTACTAATGACAAAAGGGTAATTGATTTTTTTACCAGATATTTCAGATATCAGCTCAACAATCTGGATAAAAAACCGCTAACGGAATGGAGTAAATCGAGGACAGGCGATACTATAGAAATTGTATTCTGGCTTTACAATATAACTGGGGAGAAATCACTATTAACACTCGCCGAAAAACTAAAATCGCAAGCTTATCCGTGGGCAGCAATTTACACCAACAATCAATTTTATTTTTATGGTGACGATTTCCATACCAAACACAGTGTCAGTGTAGGTCAGGCCCTTAAATTTCCAGTGGTCTATTCACAATTTGAACAGACCACTTTTTACAGGGAGGCTACTGAAAAAGGAATTGCTCATTTGATAAGAGATCATGGCCAGGCCTCAGGAATTGCGTCCGGAACTGAATTTCTGGCAGGAAAGAGTTCTTTTCAAGGAACTGAAACCTGTACCGTAGTAGAATGGATGCAAAGTCTGGAAACCGCAGCAAGAATAGTTCATGATGCACAATTGGGAGACAGACTGGAAAAGATTGCTTTTAATACATTGCCGGCACAGTTTAGCAGGGATATCAAATCTCATTTATATTATACCCAGCCAAATCAGGTAGTTTGTAAACATGGAAATTCCGGCTTTGATGAGGATTATGATGGGGCACTGCTTTTAAGTCCGTATTCAGGCATGGGTTGTTGCAGGTATAATATGCACATGGGCTGGCCTTATTTTGTAAAAAACAGCTGGACAGCAACTCCGGATAAAGGCCTGGCAGTTATTGCTTATGCACCAGTTGAAGTCAATGCTTTTGTTGCAAACTCAGTCCCTGTTAAGCTTCAGGTTATAACGGACTATCCGTTTGAGGAAAAAATAAGAATTAAAATAGAGTTGGCAAAAAGGGCTTCTTTTCCCTTAAAGTTAAGGGTTCCGGCATGGTGCAAAAATCCGCAGATTATCATTAATGGCAAAAAAGCAGCCGGTGTTAAAACTGGTCAGATTTATACAATTAACAGAACATGGAATACCCAGGACCAGGTTTTGCTTAACTTCCCTATGGAAGTGTACCTAACTGATCAGGTAAATAATTCTGTAACCGTAGAACGCGGCCCGATCGTATATGCATTGCAACCAGATGCGAAATATGATAGTATTAAAACACATCCGGTAAACGGTTTTTTCGATTATGAGGTGTCTGCTGCTTCTGCCTGGAATTACGGATTAGTTATTAACCGCGATGATCTTGCAGGCGCAATAAAAGTTCAAAAGACTGCCATGCCGGAGAATCCATTTATCAAGGCCACTACTCCTGTTAAACTTAAAGTTTCAGCTAAAAAGATACCTGCATGGACATTAGCTTATAACCAAATGCATGCTTTAGAAGTACCAGCCAGCCCGGTTGCCTCATCAGAACCAACAGAAGAAATTACACTTACACCGTTTGGAAGTGAAAACATCAGGATCAGTAATTTCCCTGTTATTGGTATTCCCAAAAGTTCAGGCAAACAGTTTAAAGAAGATTTCAACAAGGCAACCCTTAAGGACTGGTTGATTTATGGCGGAAGCTGGTTTATTAAGGATGGAGCATTTCATTCTGCTTCCAATAAAGGCTCGTGGGGATATGGGATACATGGGTCAAAAGCGATTGCAAGCGGTACATTGTTTGAAGATCTGAGTTACGAAGCATTAATCAGGCTTGATTCAAAGGGTGGTAATGCAGGATTATTATTCAGAGTCAGCGATCAGGTTATCGGCGCTGATGCCTATCATGGTTACTATTTAGGAATTGATGCATCTTCAGGAAAAGTGGAATTAGGTAAATCAATTGATCAGAAATGGATTTTACTGGCATCAAAAGACGAAAAATTGGAAATCGGAATACCTTATAAGGTCAGGATAGAGGCAAAAGGCAGTTCTATTAAAATATACTTTAATAAAACTGCGGAACCCTTAATTTCTGTGACAGATACTACGTTTAAAAGTGGTACTGTTGGAGTCAGAGCCTATGATGCAATAGCAACCATTGATGATTTACTGGTTAAGGAGCTATAA
- a CDS encoding ATP-binding protein — translation MGNTIAEILTYSKLEELLENTAIQVKQVINFDRVMIYRFAKDGHGEVVAESKNPDLSPWLGLHYPASDIPRQARELYKLNLTRLIADVEAHPARINKAKNNPQDLDLTFSQLRAVSPIHIQYLKNMDVASSFSISLKFKDELWGLIACHNYTPRFIDFKSREYAKLIGQITSSALEFRQNEEILRNENEFKNSLEKIIKQLLETESIEKALTSEETTLLDVVKSDGAVLVHDNKIYKLGKTPNDQQLLDLMFWINDQVKDTLYQTDSFSAVYPKASAYKDSASGILISVLSKELGDYLIWFRAEQVQNVKWAGNPDKPVIMDSNGLLNISPRNSFAIWTETISGVAEGWSIEDIKAVIKLKEEVNYGLNHKAGTARMMNERLKLAYQELESFSYTISHDLKNPIASIKSYAQLLIRDQNILERGQKMLHRIADRADQMNLMINAVLDYSRVGRTAMLFQPIKTEDLITEIINDLQLIYANKNLKIIVGEVPDMQGDPIMVLQVFSNLIGNAVKYSQHSSAPKVHISGELIGNKVHYSIIDNGIGIAQNDLLSIFELFNRMDNVKDIEGSGVGLAIVKRIIEKHEGTIVAESELGIGSTFRLTFSHKES, via the coding sequence ATGGGCAATACCATTGCTGAAATCCTTACCTATTCCAAATTGGAGGAATTACTGGAAAATACTGCTATTCAAGTAAAACAGGTTATAAATTTTGATAGAGTAATGATCTATCGCTTTGCAAAAGATGGGCACGGTGAAGTTGTAGCTGAATCTAAAAATCCGGATTTGTCTCCATGGCTTGGTTTACATTATCCAGCATCCGATATTCCCAGGCAGGCACGTGAATTATATAAATTGAACTTAACGCGATTAATTGCCGATGTTGAAGCACACCCGGCAAGAATTAATAAAGCAAAAAATAATCCCCAAGACCTGGATTTAACATTTAGTCAATTAAGAGCTGTATCCCCTATCCATATTCAGTACTTAAAAAACATGGACGTGGCTTCCAGTTTCAGTATCTCCTTGAAATTTAAAGATGAATTATGGGGATTAATAGCTTGTCATAATTATACACCACGTTTTATTGATTTTAAATCCAGGGAATATGCTAAACTAATCGGCCAGATAACATCGTCCGCACTTGAGTTCAGACAAAATGAAGAAATCCTGAGAAATGAAAATGAATTCAAAAACAGCCTGGAAAAAATCATTAAACAACTGCTTGAAACCGAAAGTATAGAGAAAGCACTGACTTCAGAAGAAACAACATTATTAGATGTAGTTAAGTCTGATGGAGCCGTGCTTGTGCACGATAATAAAATATATAAATTGGGGAAAACGCCCAATGATCAACAATTACTTGATTTGATGTTTTGGATAAATGATCAGGTCAAAGATACGCTATACCAAACTGATAGTTTTTCTGCTGTGTACCCTAAAGCTTCTGCCTATAAAGATAGCGCAAGCGGAATATTGATTTCGGTACTTTCTAAAGAACTGGGAGATTATCTGATTTGGTTCCGTGCAGAACAGGTTCAAAACGTTAAATGGGCAGGAAATCCAGACAAACCAGTAATTATGGATAGCAATGGATTACTTAACATTTCTCCTAGAAATTCATTTGCAATATGGACAGAAACGATAAGTGGTGTTGCTGAGGGTTGGTCTATTGAAGATATTAAGGCAGTTATCAAACTAAAAGAGGAAGTCAACTATGGACTAAACCACAAAGCAGGAACTGCCCGTATGATGAATGAAAGGCTTAAATTGGCATATCAGGAGCTGGAAAGCTTTAGTTATACGATTTCCCATGATTTGAAGAATCCTATTGCCTCGATTAAAAGTTATGCCCAATTACTGATCAGGGACCAAAACATTTTAGAGCGCGGCCAAAAAATGCTGCATAGAATAGCTGACCGGGCAGATCAAATGAATTTAATGATTAACGCTGTTCTTGATTATTCACGTGTTGGGCGTACAGCAATGCTCTTCCAACCTATTAAAACGGAAGATTTAATAACTGAAATAATCAACGATCTTCAGCTGATCTACGCTAACAAAAATTTAAAAATCATTGTCGGTGAAGTTCCAGATATGCAAGGCGATCCTATTATGGTATTACAAGTGTTTTCTAACCTAATTGGTAATGCGGTTAAATATTCGCAGCATTCCAGCGCTCCTAAGGTCCATATATCTGGTGAATTAATTGGAAATAAAGTCCATTATAGTATCATAGATAATGGTATTGGAATTGCCCAAAATGACTTATTGAGCATATTCGAACTATTTAACAGGATGGACAATGTCAAGGATATTGAAGGTTCGGGTGTTGGGTTAGCAATTGTAAAAAGAATTATCGAGAAACATGAGGGTACAATAGTTGCTGAAAGTGAATTAGGAATTGGTTCAACTTTTCGTTTAACATTCAGCCATAAAGAAAGTTAA
- a CDS encoding GNAT family N-acetyltransferase, whose product MKSNTKNNYSLQRLLPAQWEDYKSIRLEALQTNPAMFGSSYLKESAYSQGEWVSFLENDKRAIFALYAMEALIGLTGVILDKDEATNAVLFASFIKPEYRGKGLTKLFYQARIDWAQSKNCKLITVSHRAGNEISKAANQRFGFKYVNSKNVDWPDGTYADELFYSLQL is encoded by the coding sequence ATGAAAAGTAACACAAAAAATAATTATTCTCTGCAGCGTCTCCTTCCGGCTCAATGGGAGGATTATAAATCGATAAGACTAGAAGCATTGCAAACTAATCCTGCTATGTTTGGTAGCAGTTACCTGAAGGAGTCTGCCTATAGTCAGGGTGAGTGGGTGTCTTTTTTAGAAAATGATAAACGTGCTATATTTGCTTTGTATGCTATGGAAGCGTTAATCGGTCTGACCGGCGTGATCCTGGATAAAGATGAGGCAACAAATGCGGTTTTATTTGCCTCTTTCATTAAGCCAGAATACCGTGGTAAAGGCCTGACGAAATTATTTTATCAAGCCCGGATTGATTGGGCGCAATCAAAAAACTGTAAGTTAATTACGGTCTCTCACAGAGCTGGTAATGAGATTTCCAAAGCTGCAAATCAACGTTTTGGCTTTAAATATGTGAACTCGAAAAACGTTGACTGGCCAGATGGAACCTATGCAGATGAACTTTTTTATTCTTTACAACTTTAG
- a CDS encoding carbonic anhydrase family protein, with translation MRTHSKETQSSLTPDLALEILKEGNERFVNNLKANRNLLQQVNETSAGQFPFATILSCMDSRTSAELIFDQGLGDIFSIRIAGNVLNEDILGSMEFATKVVGTKIVIVLGHTKCGAIVGACNNVKMGNLTGLLEKVMPAIESEKITEENRNGSNPSFVNNVTKLNVQLTIERIRNESQIVSELEQQKNIKIIGAVYDVDNGKVDFFD, from the coding sequence ATGCGCACACATTCAAAAGAAACACAAAGTAGCTTGACACCTGATCTGGCACTTGAAATTTTAAAAGAAGGAAACGAGAGATTCGTAAATAACTTAAAAGCAAACCGGAACCTTTTACAGCAAGTCAATGAGACCTCTGCCGGGCAATTTCCTTTTGCCACTATTTTAAGTTGTATGGATAGTCGTACCTCTGCAGAATTGATTTTCGACCAGGGGCTTGGTGATATTTTCAGCATCCGGATTGCAGGGAATGTTCTAAATGAAGACATTTTAGGGAGTATGGAATTTGCCACTAAAGTGGTGGGCACGAAAATAGTAATCGTGCTAGGGCATACTAAATGTGGAGCTATTGTTGGAGCTTGTAATAATGTGAAAATGGGAAACCTTACAGGATTACTGGAGAAGGTAATGCCGGCAATAGAAAGCGAAAAAATCACTGAGGAAAACAGAAATGGATCGAATCCTTCCTTTGTAAATAATGTCACTAAACTAAACGTGCAATTAACAATTGAACGCATCAGAAACGAAAGTCAGATCGTATCTGAATTGGAGCAGCAAAAGAATATTAAAATTATAGGAGCTGTTTATGATGTGGATAATGGGAAAGTCGACTTCTTCGATTAG
- a CDS encoding FMN-dependent NADH-azoreductase, with the protein MKRILHLISSLQGKESYSIKLGQTIVEKIQKKYPGSTLEEVNLVDIEIPHLNPAVLRTFFIPEDQLTAEEKESIRFSDKVVKQLLAADTIVIGAPLYNFTIHTALKAWIDHITRAGITFGYGENGPVGMVTGKKVYVAMSSGGVYSEGPGKVNDFVAPYLKAFLGFLGMTDLTVFRAEGLKVPGVKEHAMQKAVDSIKID; encoded by the coding sequence ATGAAACGTATCCTTCATTTAATTTCAAGCCTGCAAGGCAAAGAATCGTACAGCATTAAGCTGGGTCAAACTATCGTCGAAAAAATCCAGAAAAAATATCCGGGCAGCACACTTGAAGAAGTAAACCTGGTCGATATCGAAATCCCACACCTTAACCCCGCCGTCCTTCGCACATTTTTTATTCCTGAAGATCAGCTGACTGCAGAAGAAAAAGAATCTATCCGGTTTTCTGACAAGGTGGTTAAACAATTATTAGCCGCAGACACCATTGTCATTGGTGCTCCGCTTTACAATTTCACCATCCATACTGCACTAAAGGCGTGGATTGATCACATTACCAGGGCTGGAATAACTTTTGGATATGGCGAAAATGGCCCTGTTGGAATGGTAACAGGAAAAAAAGTATATGTGGCTATGTCTTCCGGTGGCGTTTATTCAGAAGGTCCAGGAAAAGTCAATGACTTTGTTGCTCCGTATTTAAAAGCTTTTCTCGGTTTTTTAGGGATGACAGACCTGACTGTATTTCGTGCTGAAGGCTTAAAAGTACCAGGAGTCAAAGAACACGCTATGCAGAAAGCGGTTGATAGCATAAAGATTGATTAA
- a CDS encoding winged helix-turn-helix transcriptional regulator, which produces MKMIINELLPSNEECAGSLKNVLDALYVLNGKWKLALILSLVQSSKRFNEIQHAIPEISSKVLAKELKDLELNDFIKRSVYPTTPVSIIYEATAYSRTLKNVIGELSAWGEQHREKIKQSMRKPSVNTIGEQKV; this is translated from the coding sequence ATGAAAATGATTATAAATGAGCTGCTTCCGAGCAACGAAGAATGTGCTGGTTCGCTCAAAAATGTCCTTGATGCGCTATATGTCCTCAATGGAAAATGGAAGCTGGCTTTAATTCTTAGCCTGGTGCAATCATCAAAACGTTTTAACGAGATTCAGCATGCAATCCCTGAAATCTCCTCCAAGGTATTGGCTAAAGAATTAAAAGATTTGGAGTTGAATGATTTTATCAAACGTAGTGTATATCCGACTACACCGGTAAGCATTATCTATGAAGCAACAGCGTATAGCAGGACGCTGAAAAACGTGATAGGTGAATTAAGTGCCTGGGGAGAACAGCATAGAGAAAAAATTAAGCAAAGTATGCGGAAACCATCTGTCAATACTATTGGAGAACAAAAGGTGTAA
- a CDS encoding DUF3606 domain-containing protein encodes MDNKQKTGNPDKDRINVKESYELEYWSKKFKVTPDQLKQAVKSAGTSAIEVEKLLKKLK; translated from the coding sequence ATGGATAACAAACAGAAAACGGGAAATCCTGACAAAGACAGAATTAATGTAAAAGAAAGCTATGAACTGGAATATTGGTCTAAAAAATTTAAAGTTACGCCAGATCAATTAAAGCAAGCGGTTAAGTCAGCAGGAACTTCAGCGATTGAAGTGGAAAAACTTTTGAAAAAACTTAAGTAA
- a CDS encoding DUF3891 family protein gives MIVNYTESGWEIITQRSHGLLAAQICAHWNKADQGRYWVETIVATAEHDDVYNEFENQDLINAQGGPVNFKMTEFKKEYAFRLIQMAETKGAWIALMVSRHIQFVHGKDPKALTFINDLKKREKIWMKILSVSPSEISSAYRLLEFCDAFSLLICQHAIQPEQRKMDISTGPDRVVYSMWEKSAQVMEVDPWPFEIDKFKLSYESRTITQLSFKDVSEFRKIVFETPAVLQELIIKRG, from the coding sequence ATGATTGTAAATTATACAGAATCAGGATGGGAAATCATAACGCAGCGGTCACATGGATTACTGGCTGCACAGATCTGTGCGCATTGGAATAAAGCGGATCAGGGAAGATACTGGGTAGAAACAATAGTCGCTACAGCTGAACATGATGATGTTTACAACGAATTTGAAAACCAGGATCTGATTAATGCTCAAGGTGGCCCGGTAAATTTTAAGATGACAGAATTTAAAAAGGAGTATGCGTTCCGTTTGATACAGATGGCAGAAACTAAGGGTGCCTGGATCGCTTTAATGGTTTCCCGTCATATTCAATTCGTGCACGGAAAAGATCCAAAAGCCTTAACTTTTATTAATGATCTTAAAAAGCGAGAGAAGATTTGGATGAAAATATTGTCGGTTTCTCCGTCAGAAATAAGCTCAGCTTATCGTTTATTGGAATTTTGTGATGCTTTCTCTTTATTAATCTGCCAGCATGCTATTCAACCTGAACAGCGTAAAATGGACATTAGTACCGGGCCGGATAGGGTAGTTTATTCCATGTGGGAGAAGTCAGCGCAAGTAATGGAAGTTGATCCATGGCCATTTGAGATAGATAAGTTTAAGCTGAGTTATGAGTCCAGGACAATAACACAATTGTCTTTTAAGGATGTCTCTGAATTTCGTAAAATAGTTTTTGAGACTCCAGCGGTTTTGCAGGAGCTGATAATTAAAAGAGGTTAA
- a CDS encoding type 1 glutamine amidotransferase domain-containing protein has product MGQLNNRNIAVLSESGFEETELTSPVQRLKEEGAIVHIISSKLGKIQAMKDDHEWTIEIDVDKTIAEASAEDYDGLLIPGGVLNPDALRKNDQAVAFVKAFFSAGKPVAAICHAPQVLITAEVVKGRKMTSTKTIKVDLVNAGAHWDDLEVIVDEGLVTSRSPDDLPAFNDKMVEEFAEGIHEEQHS; this is encoded by the coding sequence ATGGGACAATTAAATAATCGAAACATTGCCGTTTTATCGGAAAGCGGTTTTGAAGAAACAGAATTGACCAGCCCGGTTCAAAGATTAAAAGAAGAAGGTGCTATAGTTCATATCATCTCTTCCAAGTTAGGAAAGATTCAAGCGATGAAGGATGATCATGAATGGACTATTGAAATAGATGTTGACAAAACAATAGCCGAAGCCAGCGCTGAGGACTACGATGGTTTACTAATTCCTGGCGGAGTATTAAATCCTGATGCCTTAAGAAAAAACGATCAGGCTGTTGCTTTTGTTAAAGCATTTTTCAGTGCGGGAAAACCGGTAGCAGCTATTTGTCATGCTCCCCAGGTACTCATCACAGCAGAGGTTGTAAAAGGTAGAAAAATGACTTCAACAAAAACTATAAAAGTTGACCTTGTGAATGCAGGTGCCCATTGGGACGATTTAGAAGTAATTGTTGATGAAGGACTTGTAACCAGTAGAAGCCCTGACGATCTTCCCGCATTTAACGATAAAATGGTGGAGGAATTTGCAGAAGGGATTCACGAAGAACAACATTCTTAG
- a CDS encoding nuclear transport factor 2 family protein → MKSLYNYAVLATLSVIAVLPAAAQHQNNGVQHGDSLYQTVSRLDSTMFSAYNKRDLETFMSHFSPDLEFYDDRGGLSDYAHNLAAFKRNFTDPAHSSRRELVKGSLVVYRLGNFGALAIGVHKFYGTVNGKEELEATAKFTEVWENKNGKWQIKREMSYDHR, encoded by the coding sequence ATGAAATCTTTATATAACTATGCTGTTCTGGCGACATTGAGTGTTATAGCCGTTTTGCCCGCAGCCGCCCAACATCAAAATAATGGAGTCCAGCATGGCGACTCGTTATATCAAACAGTATCCAGATTGGATAGTACCATGTTTTCAGCTTATAATAAACGTGATTTGGAAACTTTTATGAGCCATTTTTCTCCAGATCTTGAATTTTATGACGACAGAGGTGGTTTATCCGACTATGCACATAATTTAGCTGCATTTAAAAGGAATTTCACAGATCCTGCTCACTCTTCAAGACGTGAATTGGTTAAGGGAAGTCTGGTCGTTTATCGTTTAGGCAATTTCGGTGCATTAGCTATTGGAGTTCACAAATTTTATGGCACTGTTAATGGCAAGGAAGAATTAGAAGCTACTGCAAAGTTTACTGAAGTTTGGGAAAACAAGAATGGAAAATGGCAAATAAAACGGGAAATGAGCTATGATCACAGGTAA
- a CDS encoding SDR family oxidoreductase produces MLNKTIPKILITGATGQVGRKTINFLLSNKEIELVAAVRSPEKAAAFTAKGIATVILDFDDESTHLTALKDIDRILIVTGYTVDMLRQSKALLDNAKEAGVKHVVHLGACGRDDTTVAHWAWHQLIERYIEWSGFSYTHLRPETFMQNVLSYGGKRAIENGVIHAYVEGARLSWVDVDDVAQVAALALAYPEVHGGQTYRLGYDAITFDEMAGLMTSIVGKPFYYEPLSPEIFLQQMKDSGAEMAYMGCVYDHWKRYAAGTIPGADDTFDNFFDITGKQPVKWIDFIEKHKAEFDY; encoded by the coding sequence ATGCTGAATAAAACAATCCCAAAAATATTAATTACCGGGGCAACCGGACAGGTTGGTCGTAAAACAATCAATTTTCTCCTGTCAAATAAAGAAATAGAACTGGTGGCAGCGGTACGTTCCCCAGAGAAAGCAGCCGCGTTCACAGCTAAAGGGATTGCTACAGTTATCCTTGATTTTGATGACGAAAGTACGCATCTGACTGCTCTTAAAGATATTGATCGTATTTTGATAGTTACCGGTTACACCGTTGATATGTTACGTCAAAGTAAGGCTTTACTGGACAATGCTAAAGAGGCAGGCGTAAAGCATGTCGTACATCTGGGGGCATGTGGTCGTGATGATACTACTGTTGCACATTGGGCATGGCACCAGTTGATAGAAAGATATATTGAGTGGTCTGGATTTTCTTATACGCATTTACGTCCCGAAACTTTTATGCAGAATGTATTGAGTTATGGAGGTAAAAGAGCTATCGAAAATGGTGTAATTCATGCTTATGTTGAGGGTGCACGACTGAGCTGGGTTGACGTGGATGATGTAGCACAAGTTGCCGCTTTGGCTTTGGCTTATCCCGAAGTGCATGGGGGGCAAACTTACAGGTTGGGTTATGATGCGATAACTTTTGATGAAATGGCTGGATTGATGACTTCTATCGTTGGAAAACCTTTTTACTATGAGCCGCTTTCTCCTGAAATCTTCTTGCAACAAATGAAGGATTCTGGTGCAGAAATGGCTTATATGGGTTGTGTATACGACCATTGGAAAAGGTATGCTGCTGGCACTATTCCCGGTGCTGATGATACTTTTGATAACTTCTTTGATATTACAGGAAAACAACCTGTGAAATGGATTGATTTTATTGAAAAGCACAAGGCTGAGTTTGATTATTAA